GACACGAATCATAGGGCAAAGTCCCTGTATGCTCGGACCGGCTTCGTAGCGACGGAGCATACGAAACCTCTCCCATCAAACCCGACGCTACACGAAGTGCTCATGGTCCGTGAATTGACTGTATCGCGTTGATTTTGTGTGCCATGGTAAGTTCTTTCTTACCACGATCCTCTCTTATCAGAGGAGCCATTCTCTTTTTCGAAACGCACGCCACTTCCGTTGACAATGAGCAAGGAATCGCCTCGGGATGGCATGACGCGGAACTCTCCACGAGTGGCTGCACTCAAGCCGTGGAGCTTGGGGGTCGATACGCCCGCGAGGACTTGGCCGCCGTCCTCTGCTCTGACCTCCAGCGTTCCTACCGAACGGCGGAAATCGCCTTTGGTGAGCGCGGCCTGCCTCTGCTTCGAGACGCCCGGCTTCGGGAGTGTGACTATGGAGCATGGACCCGGCGGCCTCGCGATCAGGTCGACGCTGAGCGGGTCAGACATATTACCGAGCCATTCCCGGGTGGCGAGAGCTATACGCAGGTGGCGGCGCGAACGCGGGACCTGCTGAACGACGTGCTGCGGGATTGGGCGGGCCGGCGCGTGATGATCGTTGGGCATCGTGGTACCTGGTACAGTCTGGAGCACGTGGTGAAAGGAAAGCCGCTCGCAGACGCCGTCGCCGCCCCTTGGATCTGGCAGCCTGGATGGGTCTACTCTATCGCACGATGACTGTTCCGGCCATGTCCTGGCCGCCTGCGCCACCGTGGAACCGGCAATAATAGTTGAACACGCCGGGCTTCTCGAATGTGTGCTGGAACCGGGCGCCGGTCAGGAGAATGGGCGACACAAAGGAACCATCGTCTGCCACAATGGCGTGACGCCCTCGTGCATCGACCCATTCCACTGTGCTGCCCGCTCGCACCGTCACCTGTTTGGGATCGAAGCGGAAATTCGCGAGCGAAACCATGACGCCGGCCTGCGGCGCCGTCCCTGGTGTTCCCTGCGGCGCACCCGGCGAAGGTAGGATGTACCACACGAAGTACACGCCCAAACCCAAAACCACGACAACCCACCACAACGCTAGGGTCGTCCGCATCCACAATTTGTAATTTCTGAA
The window above is part of the bacterium genome. Proteins encoded here:
- a CDS encoding histidine phosphatase family protein produces the protein MVSSFLPRSSLIRGAILFFETHATSVDNEQGIASGWHDAELSTSGCTQAVELGGRYAREDLAAVLCSDLQRSYRTAEIAFGERGLPLLRDARLRECDYGAWTRRPRDQVDAERVRHITEPFPGGESYTQVAARTRDLLNDVLRDWAGRRVMIVGHRGTWYSLEHVVKGKPLADAVAAPWIWQPGWVYSIAR
- a CDS encoding DUF420 domain-containing protein, whose translation is MSGLLGTGATRSADVNLLVQLAMAIVLAIGMFLARKKRFRAHGWTQSSVLILNLVAIGSVMVPSFHRQVLPHVSSGWHDAYNAAAILHATAGTLVELLGLYVVVVAGTKLLPERLRFRNYKLWMRTTLALWWVVVVLGLGVYFVWYILPSPGAPQGTPGTAPQAGVMVSLANFRFDPKQVTVRAGSTVEWVDARGRHAIVADDGSFVSPILLTGARFQHTFEKPGVFNYYCRFHGGAGGQDMAGTVIVR